A stretch of Carnobacterium iners DNA encodes these proteins:
- a CDS encoding nuclease-related domain-containing protein, with protein MIYSKRTKPISLVIMESLERRTTLSRKHIHYLNALQKGFEGELAFDCMTEELGLGCIVINDLFLKPKMSNAFQVDTLIVIGETLYLYEIKNYSGEYDYGSEMLLKKPDFEISNPLIQVQSTKNKLKIFLKELGYVFEVKAFVVYVHPEFTLFHAPEDKTMILPTQLKGHFATLRNEMATMEKLPKNFIKDFMMHKVKQPAFTDDIPNYQSSDLKNGMRCEECGGFELSIYRQAYQCGNCDYKNNLNSVVLSSVIEYKQLFPANKLSTLIVYNWCNQKVSKKRIRRALNTLSKNESRD; from the coding sequence ATGATTTATAGCAAAAGGACAAAACCCATCTCACTAGTCATAATGGAGTCGTTAGAACGAAGGACAACTTTGTCAAGAAAACATATTCATTATTTAAATGCATTACAAAAAGGTTTCGAAGGCGAATTAGCCTTTGACTGCATGACAGAAGAGCTGGGACTGGGCTGCATAGTTATAAATGACTTATTTTTAAAACCAAAAATGTCGAACGCTTTTCAAGTGGATACACTAATAGTCATAGGAGAGACTCTATACTTATACGAAATTAAAAATTATAGTGGTGAGTATGATTATGGATCAGAAATGCTTTTGAAGAAACCTGATTTTGAAATAAGTAATCCACTGATTCAAGTTCAGAGCACTAAAAACAAATTGAAGATATTCTTGAAAGAACTCGGATATGTCTTTGAAGTAAAGGCTTTCGTAGTTTACGTTCATCCGGAATTCACCTTATTTCATGCACCAGAAGACAAGACAATGATCCTCCCGACTCAGTTAAAAGGCCATTTTGCTACTTTAAGAAATGAAATGGCAACAATGGAAAAACTCCCTAAAAACTTTATAAAAGATTTTATGATGCATAAAGTTAAACAGCCAGCATTTACTGATGATATCCCTAACTATCAGTCTTCTGATCTCAAAAATGGGATGAGATGCGAGGAGTGTGGCGGATTTGAATTGAGTATCTATCGTCAAGCTTATCAGTGTGGTAATTGTGACTACAAAAACAATCTTAATTCTGTGGTTTTGAGTAGTGTTATAGAGTATAAACAGCTGTTTCCAGCGAACAAATTGTCAACGCTCATTGTCTATAACTGGTGTAACCAAAAGGTCTCAAAGAAGCGGATCAGGAGAGCTTTGAACACACTTAGTAAAAATGAAAGTCGCGACTAG